A stretch of DNA from Camelus ferus isolate YT-003-E chromosome 18, BCGSAC_Cfer_1.0, whole genome shotgun sequence:
GgcctccacttcctcttcctcctggggacCCTGGGCCTCTTCGGGCTGACGTTCGCCTTCATCATCCGGGAGGACGAGACTATCTGCTCGGTCCGCCGGTTCCTCTGGGGCGTCCTGTTCGCGCTCTGCTTCTCCTGCCTGCTGAGCCAGGCGTGGCGTGTGCGGAGGCTGGTGCGCCACGGCAAGAGCCCGTCGGGCTGGCAGCTGGTGGGCGTGGCCCTGTGCCTGATGCTGGTGCAGGTCATCATCGCCATCGAGTGGCTGGTGCTGACCGTGCTGCGCGACTCGAAGCCTGCCTGCGCCTACGAGCCCATGGACTTCGTGATGGCCCTCATCTACGACATGGTACTGCTCGTGGCCACCCTGGGGCTGGCCCTCTTCACGCTGTGTGGCAAGTTTAAGAAGTGGAAGCAGAACGGGGCCTGCATCCTGGTCACCGCCTTCCTCTCCGTGCTCATCTGGGTGGCCTGGATGACCATGTACCTCTTCGGCAACGCCGAGCTGCGGCAGGGAGACGCCTGGGGCGACCCCACCTTGGCCATCACGCTGGTGGCCAGCGGCTGGGTCTTCGTCATCTTCCATGCCATCCCTGAGATCCACTGCACCATTCTGCCGGCCCCGCAGGAAAACACACCCAACTACTTCGACACGTCGCAGCCGAGGATGCGGGAGACGGCGTTTGAGGAGGACGTGCAGCTGCCGCGGACCTACATGGAGAACAAGGCCTTCTCGATGGACGAACACAATGCAGGTAGAGTGGGCGCCGCCCGCTGGCTTAGGCTCTGGGGCCCTTCCTCCCAAAAGgacactctctttctctccagtgGGAGTGGCTAGTCTTGGGGACAGTCCAGGCAGATCAGAGCCCAAACAGTGGCCGCTGTGCTGAAACTGGCCCAGAGGTGCATTCTCATTAGCATTTTCCCTATCAATTGCCAactaatttaatataaaaatccaGGTCTCTGGCCTTTTTTGAAAAGTTGGGTCTGGCAACACCAGGCTGCCATTCCCACCTCACAGAAATTGTCTGCAGCTGTCTAGAAGGCTCTGTCCCTTACCCTCACCGGGTTGTGGCAGTGGGGGGCTGCTTTCTCTTTGCCacactccccaccactccctatgGCCCTCTGCCCCAGCTGCTATAACATATCAACGTTAATTCCCTGGCTCCCTGGAAGTGTTCGAGTTTGCAGCTGGTATGCGAGACGGATGCAGGGGGTGGTGACAGGCAAAGCTCGCGTCCTGTTCCCTACCTCTGTCACCAGGAGTGTATGAATTTGAGCCAGAcgtctgggttcagatcctgcctCTGCCATTTCTGGATGTAAGGCTTTGTACCTCGTAGAGCTGCTGTGAGCAGTAACTTCCTGAGGGGCTCCCACTGCACCTGGCACGTTGGGTGTGTGTCTTTTGTGGGTTCCcctgaaagcaga
This window harbors:
- the GPRC5B gene encoding G-protein coupled receptor family C group 5 member B isoform X1, with amino-acid sequence MFMVSERKMRTRQVLAFLLLFVIASGASENASTSRGCGLDLLPQYVSLCDLDTIWGIVVEAVAGAGALITLLLMLILLVRLPFIKDKEKKDPVGLHFLFLLGTLGLFGLTFAFIIREDETICSVRRFLWGVLFALCFSCLLSQAWRVRRLVRHGKSPSGWQLVGVALCLMLVQVIIAIEWLVLTVLRDSKPACAYEPMDFVMALIYDMVLLVATLGLALFTLCGKFKKWKQNGACILVTAFLSVLIWVAWMTMYLFGNAELRQGDAWGDPTLAITLVASGWVFVIFHAIPEIHCTILPAPQENTPNYFDTSQPRMRETAFEEDVQLPRTYMENKAFSMDEHNAALRTAGFRNGSLGNRPSAPFRSNVYQPTEMAVVLNGGTIPTAPPSYTGRHLW
- the GPRC5B gene encoding G-protein coupled receptor family C group 5 member B isoform X2; this encodes MRTRQVLAFLLLFVIASGASENASTSRGCGLDLLPQYVSLCDLDTIWGIVVEAVAGAGALITLLLMLILLVRLPFIKDKEKKDPVGLHFLFLLGTLGLFGLTFAFIIREDETICSVRRFLWGVLFALCFSCLLSQAWRVRRLVRHGKSPSGWQLVGVALCLMLVQVIIAIEWLVLTVLRDSKPACAYEPMDFVMALIYDMVLLVATLGLALFTLCGKFKKWKQNGACILVTAFLSVLIWVAWMTMYLFGNAELRQGDAWGDPTLAITLVASGWVFVIFHAIPEIHCTILPAPQENTPNYFDTSQPRMRETAFEEDVQLPRTYMENKAFSMDEHNAALRTAGFRNGSLGNRPSAPFRSNVYQPTEMAVVLNGGTIPTAPPSYTGRHLW